The following coding sequences are from one Campylobacter showae CSUNSWCD window:
- the mltG gene encoding endolytic transglycosylase MltG: MTNIKTAGIKMRQIFFIISEMIFIFFLSFLVYLSRPVSVSEVIFVPQGSTLGIISYLSEKNTDANKFDAVILRAMGHVQAGWIDLGAAKLSKLDFLYKLTTAKAALTQITLIPGETTAVFLQEVAKKLNLSETKLNEFYAKFAPLEDGFLVPETYKVPLGVNEEQLAAHLVNLSKKSHEKTATELLGNYDEKRWSEYLVTASVVQKEAANEDEMPLVASVIQNRLKNGMKLQMDGTLNYGLYSHETVTAERIRSDKSKFNTYLNEGLPPSPVCTVGLAAIRAAIRPAQSEFLYFVRDKKTGKHKFSVTYDEHVGTINSQK; the protein is encoded by the coding sequence ATGACGAATATCAAAACCGCAGGGATCAAAATGCGCCAAATTTTCTTCATTATCAGCGAGATGATTTTCATATTTTTTCTGAGCTTTCTTGTTTATCTTAGCCGCCCGGTGAGCGTGAGCGAGGTCATTTTCGTGCCTCAGGGCAGTACGCTTGGGATTATATCATATCTAAGCGAAAAAAATACGGACGCTAATAAATTCGACGCCGTGATCTTGCGCGCTATGGGGCATGTGCAAGCAGGCTGGATAGACCTGGGCGCGGCAAAGCTTAGCAAGCTTGATTTTTTATACAAGCTCACGACCGCAAAGGCGGCCCTAACGCAAATAACGCTGATTCCTGGCGAAACGACGGCCGTGTTTTTGCAAGAGGTTGCAAAAAAGCTAAATTTGAGCGAGACGAAGCTAAATGAATTTTACGCCAAATTTGCCCCGCTAGAAGACGGCTTTTTGGTGCCAGAAACCTATAAAGTGCCCCTTGGCGTAAACGAAGAGCAGCTAGCGGCACACCTCGTAAATTTATCTAAAAAATCCCACGAAAAAACGGCTACCGAGCTACTTGGAAACTACGACGAGAAGCGCTGGAGCGAGTATCTCGTAACTGCCTCGGTCGTGCAAAAAGAAGCCGCGAACGAGGATGAGATGCCCCTCGTCGCCTCCGTCATCCAAAACCGCCTAAAAAATGGCATGAAGCTGCAAATGGACGGTACGCTAAACTACGGACTCTACTCGCACGAGACGGTCACGGCCGAGCGCATACGAAGCGATAAGAGTAAATTTAACACCTATCTAAACGAAGGCCTGCCGCCAAGTCCCGTCTGTACCGTGGGATTAGCTGCGATAAGGGCGGCGATAAGGCCCGCGCAGAGCGAGTTTTTGTACTTCGTTCGCGATAAAAAGACGGGCAAGCATAAATTTAGCGTCACTTACGATGAGCACGTGGGCACGATAAACTCCCAAAAATAG
- a CDS encoding NADP-dependent isocitrate dehydrogenase, protein MSDIVYTRTDESPLLASYSLFPILQAFLRAGGIEIAQADIGLAARIIAAFNDKLPPDQRVSDDLEMLRNLTQEKRANIIKLPNISASLPQLNAAITELRAKGYDLPPYPSEPKTPEEKDAAARYAKVLGSAVNPVLREGNSDRRCVGAVKRYARENPYKITPFEKDSKTEVAYMKGGDFYSSERSISFEADENLRVEFISKSGEKRILKENLAVEKGDIIDASFMSASKLDAFIKEQIADAKAKNLLFSVHLKASMMKVSDPVIFGHFVKNFFAEVFEEFESELKSVNVSENNGLKDLFARILNLPQATQEKIKAKFDDIYATRPNLAMVNSAAGVTNLHVPSDIIIDASMPAMIKNGGKMWDKDGVLRETKAVIPDKTYAVVYEASIADIKANGALDPAKIGSVSNVGLMAKKAEEYGSHDKTFVMSEAGEACVLNEKGEILFKFELEKGDIFRMTQVKDIAVRNWVELALKRAKITGQKAIFWLDENRAHDREILKKVKAQLASSDASGLDIEILSPAVACKKSLEIIRRGEDCISVTGNVLRDYLTDLFPILELETSAKMLSVVPLLEGGSIFETGAGGSAPRLAEQLLEQNHLSWDSLGEFLALGASLEQLAGFKQSPEAQILADTLNAAVERYLKENKVPRFEALQLDTRTSHFYIALYWASELAASGTQLGDKFKLVAQNLAQNESTIVAQINAAQGQKVDLGGYYKPDDKKASAAMRPSVMFNQILQNQIL, encoded by the coding sequence ATGAGCGACATCGTTTATACTAGAACCGACGAATCCCCGCTGCTTGCCAGCTACTCGCTGTTTCCGATCCTGCAGGCGTTTTTGCGCGCGGGCGGCATAGAGATAGCCCAGGCCGACATAGGGCTAGCCGCGCGGATCATCGCCGCTTTTAACGACAAGCTGCCGCCAGATCAACGCGTGAGCGACGACCTGGAGATGCTGCGAAATTTGACGCAAGAAAAGCGCGCGAATATAATTAAGCTACCAAACATCTCGGCAAGCTTGCCTCAACTAAACGCCGCTATCACGGAGCTTCGCGCCAAAGGCTACGATCTGCCGCCATACCCGTCCGAGCCAAAAACGCCGGAGGAAAAAGACGCAGCCGCTAGGTACGCCAAAGTGCTAGGAAGCGCGGTAAATCCGGTGCTGCGCGAGGGCAACTCAGACCGCAGATGCGTCGGTGCGGTAAAACGCTACGCCCGAGAAAATCCGTACAAAATCACCCCTTTTGAAAAAGATAGCAAAACCGAAGTAGCCTATATGAAGGGCGGAGATTTTTACTCCTCCGAGCGTTCGATTAGCTTTGAAGCGGATGAAAATTTACGCGTCGAGTTTATCTCAAAAAGTGGCGAAAAACGCATACTAAAAGAAAATTTAGCGGTAGAAAAGGGCGATATAATCGACGCTAGCTTTATGAGCGCAAGCAAGCTGGACGCCTTTATAAAGGAGCAAATTGCGGACGCGAAAGCAAAAAATTTGCTCTTTAGCGTCCATCTAAAAGCCTCGATGATGAAGGTGAGCGATCCCGTGATTTTCGGGCATTTTGTAAAGAATTTTTTCGCGGAGGTTTTTGAGGAGTTTGAAAGCGAGCTAAAAAGCGTAAATGTCAGCGAAAACAACGGACTAAAAGACCTTTTTGCGCGGATTTTAAATTTACCTCAAGCTACGCAGGAAAAGATCAAGGCCAAATTTGATGACATTTACGCCACAAGGCCAAATTTGGCGATGGTGAACTCGGCTGCAGGCGTTACAAATTTACACGTACCTAGCGACATTATTATCGACGCCTCGATGCCCGCGATGATAAAAAACGGCGGCAAAATGTGGGACAAAGATGGTGTGCTACGCGAAACAAAAGCCGTGATACCAGATAAAACCTACGCTGTCGTTTACGAGGCCTCGATCGCCGATATCAAGGCAAATGGCGCGCTAGATCCCGCTAAAATCGGCAGCGTCTCAAACGTCGGGCTAATGGCTAAAAAGGCCGAGGAGTACGGCAGCCACGATAAGACCTTCGTAATGAGCGAAGCGGGCGAGGCGTGCGTGCTAAATGAAAAAGGCGAAATTTTATTTAAATTTGAGTTAGAAAAAGGCGATATATTTAGGATGACGCAGGTTAAAGATATCGCCGTGCGAAACTGGGTCGAGCTGGCGCTAAAACGCGCGAAAATCACGGGGCAAAAGGCGATATTTTGGCTGGACGAAAACAGAGCTCACGACCGAGAAATCCTAAAAAAAGTAAAAGCGCAGCTAGCTAGCTCGGATGCGAGCGGGCTTGATATAGAGATTCTCTCTCCCGCGGTAGCTTGTAAAAAGTCGCTTGAGATCATCAGACGCGGCGAGGACTGCATCAGCGTCACGGGCAACGTCCTGCGCGACTATCTGACCGATCTTTTTCCGATCTTGGAGCTTGAAACTAGCGCCAAGATGCTCTCGGTCGTGCCGCTACTAGAGGGCGGAAGTATCTTTGAAACGGGGGCGGGAGGCAGTGCGCCAAGGCTCGCCGAGCAGCTACTAGAGCAAAATCACCTAAGCTGGGATAGCCTGGGCGAGTTTTTGGCTCTAGGCGCTAGTCTCGAGCAGCTGGCAGGTTTTAAACAAAGCCCTGAGGCGCAAATTTTAGCAGATACGCTAAACGCGGCCGTAGAGCGCTATCTAAAAGAAAACAAAGTTCCGCGGTTTGAAGCCTTGCAGCTAGATACGCGCACGAGCCATTTTTATATCGCGCTTTATTGGGCGAGCGAGCTTGCCGCTAGCGGTACGCAGCTGGGCGATAAATTTAAACTCGTCGCCCAAAATCTCGCGCAAAACGAGAGCACGATAGTGGCTCAAATAAACGCGGCGCAAGGACAAAAAGTCGATCTCGGCGGATACTATAAGCCAGACGATAAAAAGGCAAGCGCGGCGATGAGGCCGAGCGTGATGTTTAATCAAATTTTACAAAATCAAATTTTATAA
- a CDS encoding lactate/malate family dehydrogenase: protein MKISVIGAGNVGASAASAILLRGIADEIALVDIFGDVARAKAIDLSQSAAVFGLDVSVAGGDDFSLIKDSDIVVVTAGSPRKEGQTREDLLLKNAGIVKGTVEKIAKFAPNCVIINVTNPLDALTYLVYKTSGFDKSRVLGMAGELDSARLKYEISQKTGLKNSAFSAHIIGSHNDDMVALQSNVSVDLGGEFDAVAQEAKTGGAKIVKLLGTSAYYAPGAAAVKMCEAIKTGSEQWLSCCVIEGECAGGRLVKLGKGGVREIKQSSAEEKAALEKGESQTAVNIKFLKESGVIA from the coding sequence ATGAAAATTTCAGTTATCGGAGCTGGAAACGTAGGCGCGAGCGCGGCTAGCGCTATTTTGCTAAGAGGCATCGCAGACGAGATCGCGCTGGTGGATATATTTGGCGATGTGGCGCGCGCAAAGGCAATCGATCTATCTCAGAGCGCGGCGGTTTTTGGTCTTGATGTGAGCGTCGCTGGCGGGGATGATTTTTCGTTGATTAAGGATAGCGACATCGTGGTCGTGACCGCCGGAAGCCCTAGAAAAGAGGGGCAGACTAGAGAGGATTTGCTGCTAAAAAACGCGGGCATCGTAAAAGGCACGGTGGAGAAAATCGCCAAATTTGCCCCAAACTGCGTCATCATAAACGTAACAAATCCGCTTGACGCGCTCACGTATCTAGTCTATAAAACGAGCGGTTTTGATAAAAGTAGGGTGCTAGGGATGGCTGGCGAACTAGACTCTGCGCGCCTAAAATACGAGATCTCTCAAAAAACGGGGCTAAAAAACAGCGCCTTTAGCGCGCACATCATAGGCTCTCACAACGACGATATGGTCGCGCTACAAAGCAACGTGAGCGTGGATCTGGGCGGCGAATTTGACGCGGTAGCGCAGGAGGCCAAAACGGGCGGTGCAAAGATAGTTAAGCTGCTTGGCACGTCGGCATACTACGCTCCGGGCGCGGCTGCGGTCAAGATGTGTGAGGCGATAAAAACCGGTAGCGAACAGTGGCTAAGCTGCTGCGTGATAGAGGGCGAGTGCGCGGGCGGCAGGCTCGTTAAGCTAGGCAAGGGCGGCGTGCGCGAGATCAAGCAATCAAGTGCGGAGGAAAAAGCGGCTCTTGAAAAAGGCGAATCGCAAACTGCCGTAAATATCAAATTTTTAAAAGAAAGCGGGGTAATCGCGTAG
- a CDS encoding NlpC/P60 family protein, protein MFIKSKIKTNQICALFLATFISGCANVSSSTPKNTIPIKQSKIQTLAPKEKNQIKVATLLEKNEIQNLGGRAFLDKSDDRFNAKDTALLNLLQGYIGKRDGGDCSGFVTLVNKKLELDLFDEKELDKFYTKHKLKSEAMFKLYESKNLIAFDNPKVGDLIFFNNTTRSMKNNKKTKIVTHVGIVSSVEKDGTVGFTHNSRGKNAVNFMNLKNKNTRKKGEKELNSYIVSCKNNNASCLASNRFAGFGKAGVRRK, encoded by the coding sequence ATGTTTATAAAATCCAAGATAAAAACGAATCAAATTTGCGCGCTATTTTTGGCGACTTTTATTTCAGGCTGCGCTAACGTTTCGTCAAGCACTCCCAAAAATACGATACCGATAAAGCAAAGTAAAATTCAGACTTTAGCGCCGAAAGAAAAAAATCAAATCAAAGTCGCGACTTTACTAGAAAAGAATGAAATCCAGAATTTGGGAGGTCGAGCTTTTCTAGACAAAAGCGACGACAGATTCAATGCAAAAGATACGGCTCTGCTAAATCTCCTACAAGGATATATAGGTAAGAGAGACGGCGGCGACTGCTCGGGTTTTGTAACGCTCGTAAATAAAAAACTAGAACTAGACCTTTTTGATGAAAAAGAGCTTGATAAGTTTTACACCAAGCACAAACTAAAAAGCGAAGCTATGTTTAAACTTTACGAGAGTAAAAATTTAATTGCGTTTGACAACCCAAAGGTTGGGGATTTGATATTTTTCAACAACACGACTAGAAGCATGAAAAATAACAAAAAAACCAAAATCGTCACTCATGTAGGTATTGTAAGTAGCGTCGAAAAAGACGGCACTGTAGGTTTTACGCATAACTCAAGAGGTAAAAATGCGGTTAATTTTATGAATCTAAAAAATAAAAATACGCGTAAAAAGGGTGAAAAAGAGTTAAATTCCTACATCGTATCTTGCAAAAATAACAATGCGTCGTGTCTTGCGTCAAATAGATTTGCGGGATTTGGCAAAGCTGGCGTAAGGAGAAAGTAA
- a CDS encoding 4Fe-4S binding protein, producing MLIKTDAPVWVDISRCKACDICVSCCPAGVLAMAVEPCAVLGKTIEVVHPEACIGCRECELHCPDFAIYVAEKGFKFAKLTAQSKERATAVKENKFEKLEAGL from the coding sequence ATGCTGATAAAAACTGACGCCCCCGTCTGGGTCGATATCTCGCGCTGTAAGGCGTGCGATATCTGCGTGAGCTGCTGTCCTGCGGGCGTGCTGGCGATGGCCGTCGAGCCGTGCGCGGTGCTAGGCAAAACGATCGAAGTAGTACACCCGGAGGCCTGTATCGGGTGCCGCGAGTGCGAGCTGCACTGTCCCGATTTTGCGATTTACGTGGCGGAAAAGGGCTTTAAATTTGCCAAACTAACTGCCCAAAGTAAAGAGCGCGCGACCGCCGTAAAAGAGAACAAATTTGAAAAATTAGAGGCTGGGTTATGA
- a CDS encoding 2-oxoglutarate synthase subunit alpha, translated as MSELLNNNGGKREVIASGNELVALAAVECGCNFFGGYPITPSSEIAHELSVLLPKHGGKFIQMEDEIAGISVALGASMSGAKAMTASSGPGISLKAEQIGLGFIAEVPLVIVNVMRGGPSTGLPTRVAQGDLLQAKNPTHGDVNSIVIAPSSLEECYTQTVRAFNLAERFMTPVFLLLDETIGHMHAKAVLPQISELEIYSRKQFGGDPADYRPYKAAPDEPATLNKFFGGYRYHVTGLHHGETGFPTEDGAVVDYNIKRLFNKINAHAHELELWEEFMLDDADICIIAFGSVARSAKEAVLNLREKGVKVGLFKPITLFPTPSEKLREISAKFSKILICELNLGQYTGEIIKATLREDFKTLLKANGRPISPQEIAQKIGEF; from the coding sequence ATGAGCGAGCTTTTAAATAATAACGGCGGCAAAAGAGAGGTCATCGCTAGTGGAAACGAGCTAGTCGCGCTTGCGGCGGTGGAGTGCGGGTGTAACTTTTTTGGCGGTTACCCGATCACGCCAAGTAGTGAGATCGCACACGAGCTAAGCGTACTGCTGCCAAAGCACGGCGGCAAATTTATCCAGATGGAGGACGAGATCGCGGGTATCTCGGTGGCACTGGGAGCTTCGATGAGCGGAGCAAAGGCAATGACGGCAAGCTCGGGTCCGGGCATCTCGCTAAAGGCCGAGCAGATCGGGCTAGGGTTTATCGCGGAGGTGCCGCTAGTGATCGTAAACGTCATGCGCGGTGGGCCCAGCACGGGGTTGCCTACTCGCGTGGCGCAGGGTGATTTGCTCCAGGCGAAAAACCCGACTCACGGCGACGTAAACAGCATCGTTATCGCGCCATCTAGCCTAGAGGAGTGCTATACGCAGACCGTTCGCGCGTTTAATCTCGCCGAGCGGTTTATGACGCCCGTGTTTTTACTGCTGGATGAGACGATCGGGCACATGCATGCAAAGGCCGTGCTGCCGCAGATTAGCGAGCTAGAAATCTACTCGCGCAAGCAGTTTGGCGGCGACCCTGCAGACTACCGTCCATACAAAGCAGCTCCCGACGAGCCCGCTACGCTAAATAAATTTTTCGGCGGTTACCGCTATCACGTCACAGGCCTACATCACGGCGAGACGGGCTTTCCGACAGAGGACGGCGCAGTCGTGGACTACAACATCAAGCGCCTTTTTAACAAAATAAATGCACACGCGCACGAGCTTGAGCTCTGGGAGGAGTTTATGCTAGATGATGCGGATATTTGCATTATCGCGTTTGGCTCCGTGGCCCGCTCGGCAAAAGAGGCAGTGCTAAATTTACGCGAAAAGGGCGTGAAAGTAGGGCTTTTTAAACCTATTACGCTATTTCCGACGCCGAGCGAAAAACTACGCGAGATCTCGGCTAAATTTAGCAAAATTTTGATCTGCGAGTTAAATTTAGGCCAGTACACAGGAGAGATAATCAAAGCTACGCTAAGAGAGGACTTTAAGACGCTGCTAAAAGCCAACGGTCGTCCGATCAGCCCGCAAGAAATCGCGCAAAAAATAGGAGAATTTTGA
- a CDS encoding 2-oxoglutarate ferredoxin oxidoreductase subunit beta, with protein sequence MAFNYDNYLRTDKMPTLWCWGCGDGVILKALIRAIDKLGWDMNDVCVVSGIGCSGRFSSYINCNTVHTTHGRAIAYATGIKLANPDKHVIVVTGDGDGLAIGGNHTIHGCRRNINLNHVLINNFIYGLTNSQTSPTTPTGFWTVTAQYGNIDPNFDACKLATAAGATFVARSSVIEPSKLEKIFAEGFEHDGYSFFDVFSNCHINLGRKNKMGQATQMLEWIDDRTVSKAKFDAMSEDEQGGKFPLGVLHKDESRMEYTKAYDMVIKAARDGEKIDFGALK encoded by the coding sequence ATGGCATTTAACTACGATAACTACCTACGCACGGACAAAATGCCGACTCTGTGGTGCTGGGGCTGCGGCGACGGCGTGATACTAAAGGCGCTAATCCGCGCAATCGACAAGCTCGGCTGGGACATGAACGACGTGTGCGTGGTATCTGGCATCGGCTGCTCTGGGCGCTTTAGCTCATATATCAACTGCAACACCGTTCACACCACGCACGGGCGCGCGATCGCCTACGCTACGGGTATCAAGCTGGCAAATCCCGATAAACACGTCATCGTGGTAACCGGCGACGGCGACGGACTCGCAATAGGAGGCAATCACACGATCCACGGATGCCGTAGAAATATAAATTTAAACCACGTTTTGATAAATAATTTCATCTACGGCCTAACAAACTCTCAAACCAGCCCGACCACGCCGACTGGCTTTTGGACAGTGACGGCGCAATACGGCAACATCGATCCAAATTTCGACGCGTGCAAGCTCGCAACCGCCGCAGGAGCGACCTTTGTAGCGCGCAGCAGCGTGATAGAGCCCTCAAAGCTGGAAAAGATATTTGCCGAGGGCTTTGAGCACGACGGATACAGCTTTTTTGACGTATTTTCAAACTGTCACATAAATCTAGGCCGCAAAAACAAAATGGGCCAAGCTACGCAAATGCTCGAATGGATCGACGATCGCACGGTGAGCAAGGCTAAATTTGACGCGATGAGCGAGGATGAGCAGGGGGGTAAATTTCCGCTCGGAGTGCTGCATAAAGACGAGTCGCGCATGGAGTACACCAAGGCCTACGACATGGTGATAAAAGCCGCCAGAGACGGCGAGAAAATCGACTTTGGAGCGCTAAAATGA
- a CDS encoding 2-oxoacid:acceptor oxidoreductase family protein, with product MKRQLRFVGVGGQGVILAGEILAAAKIKEGGYGIKASTYTSQVRGGPTKVDIILSEREIFYPYANEGEIEFMLATAQVSFEQFKDGVKEGGIIVVEPNLVRASDEDKKRWKIYEIPIISIAKDEVGNVITQSVVALAVAVQMSGCLDTELVKRVMLSKVPKKVYGENEKAYELGIKYAKICIENDK from the coding sequence ATGAAAAGGCAATTAAGATTTGTCGGAGTGGGCGGTCAGGGCGTGATTTTGGCGGGCGAGATTTTGGCGGCAGCTAAAATCAAGGAGGGCGGATACGGCATCAAAGCCTCGACCTACACCTCGCAGGTACGCGGCGGGCCGACGAAGGTCGATATCATTTTGAGCGAGCGCGAGATTTTTTATCCGTACGCAAACGAGGGCGAGATCGAGTTTATGCTAGCTACCGCGCAGGTTAGCTTTGAGCAGTTTAAAGACGGAGTAAAAGAGGGCGGCATCATCGTCGTGGAGCCAAATTTGGTTCGCGCTAGCGACGAGGATAAAAAGCGTTGGAAAATTTACGAGATACCAATCATCTCCATCGCCAAAGACGAGGTCGGCAACGTAATAACCCAAAGCGTCGTCGCGCTCGCCGTCGCCGTGCAGATGAGTGGCTGCCTAGATACTGAGCTAGTTAAACGCGTAATGCTCTCAAAAGTGCCTAAAAAAGTCTACGGTGAAAATGAAAAAGCATATGAGCTGGGAATTAAATACGCCAAAATTTGCATAGAAAACGACAAATAA
- a CDS encoding flavodoxin domain-containing protein has protein sequence MSVGIFYTTTKGHTKSACDYLADKIGAQLIDVKSAGAEDFAKFDVIIAAAPSYGDGELQSDWAEKLPLLKAGSKGKKVAIVAIGNQANHPQTLFSGAVDFLPYLKDAQIFGASDVDGYKFNHSAFLLNGKFIGLALDIKGDENYAKRIDKWIEENKSNF, from the coding sequence ATGAGCGTTGGGATTTTTTACACGACGACAAAGGGGCACACAAAGAGCGCGTGCGATTACCTAGCGGACAAAATAGGAGCGCAGCTAATAGACGTAAAGAGCGCCGGGGCGGAGGATTTTGCTAAATTTGACGTCATCATCGCAGCAGCGCCTAGCTACGGCGACGGCGAGTTGCAGTCTGACTGGGCGGAGAAACTGCCGCTTTTAAAAGCAGGAAGCAAAGGCAAAAAAGTAGCCATCGTAGCTATCGGAAATCAAGCCAACCACCCGCAAACTCTTTTTAGCGGCGCGGTGGATTTCCTGCCGTATCTAAAAGATGCGCAAATTTTTGGCGCTAGCGACGTGGACGGATATAAATTTAACCACTCAGCGTTTTTACTAAACGGCAAATTTATCGGCCTAGCGCTTGACATTAAGGGCGACGAAAACTACGCAAAACGCATCGACAAATGGATCGAGGAAAACAAGTCAAATTTTTAA